From Electrophorus electricus isolate fEleEle1 chromosome 8, fEleEle1.pri, whole genome shotgun sequence, the proteins below share one genomic window:
- the elmo1 gene encoding engulfment and cell motility protein 1 isoform X6: MQVVREQITRALTAKPNSLDQFKSRLQNLSYTEILKIRQSERMNQEDFQSRPIVELREKIQPEIMELIKQQRLNRLCEGTCFRKISSRRRQDKFWYCRLSPNHKVLHYGDLEESPQGEVPHDSLQDKLPVADIKAVVTGKDCPHMKEKGALKQNKEVLELAFSILYESDEYLNFIAPDKHEYCVWTDGLNALLGKEMTSEFTRSDLDTLLNMEMKLRLLDLENIQIPEAPPPIPKEPSNYDFVYDCN; the protein is encoded by the exons atgcaGGTGGTGAGGGAACAGATCACACGTGCTCTAACAGCCAAGCCTAATTCCCTGGACCAGTTTAAAAGCCGCCTGCAGAACCTGAGCTACACTGAGATCCTCAAAATCCGTCAGTCCGAGAGAATGAACCAGGAGGACTTTCAGTCCCGGCCCAttgt GGAGCTGAGGGAGAAGATCCAGCCAGAGATCATGGAGCTGATCAAACAGCAGCGTCTCAACCGCCTGTGTGAGGGCACCTGCTTTAGGAAGATCAGCAGCCGCAGGAGACAGG ACAAGTTCTGGTACTGCCGCTTGTCACCAAATCATAAAGTCCTGCACTATGGGGACCTGGAAGAGAGTCCTCAGGGAGAGGTGCCTCACGATTCTCTGCAAGACAAGT TGCCTGTGGCTGATATCAAAGCCGTCGTCACTGGCAAGGACTGTCCGCACATGAAAGAAAAGGGAGCCCTGAAGCAGAACAAg GAAGTGCTGGAGTTGGCCTTCTCTATCCTCTATGAGTCTGATGAATATTTGAACTTTATCGCTCCTGACAAGCATGAG TACTGTGTGTGGACAGATGGGCTGAATGCTCTGTTGGGTAAAGAGATGACCAGTGAATTCACCCGCTCAGACCTGGACACTCTTCTCAACATGGAGATGAAGCTCCGCCTCCTGGACCTGGAAAACATCCAGATCCCTGAGGCCCCGCCCCCTATCCCCAAAGAACCTAGTAATTATGACTTTGTCTATGACTGCAACTAA